The following are from one region of the Sorghum bicolor cultivar BTx623 chromosome 2, Sorghum_bicolor_NCBIv3, whole genome shotgun sequence genome:
- the LOC8081019 gene encoding homeobox-leucine zipper protein HOX11: MELGLSLGETMADAGRDLVLGLGMGVVGVRREEEAAERGSRRDRDARRELEFGTTGWCGARSSPEPPAVRLTLLPGLVPRLGGLPWPPPPPPPPPSSETNRHLEASTTRGFDVNRAPSLSVAGAAAAEEDEEHDEAGAAAASSSPNNSAGSFPTDFSAQGGQVAPGGGGDRGACSRASDDDDGGSARKKLRLSKEQSAFLEESFKEHATLNPKQKLALAKQLNLRPRQVEVWFQNRRARTKLKQTEVDCEYLKRCCETLTEENRRLQKELAELRALKTVHPFYMHLPATTLSMCPSCERVASNSSAPAVAPVAPASSPSPAATGIAASSAPSEQQRPSSFAALFSSPLNRPLVAAQAQPQPRPQAPASS; this comes from the exons ATGGAGTTGGggctcagcttgggggagaccaTGGCGGATGCCGGCAGGGACCTCGTGCTTGGGCTTGGGATGGGCGTCGTCGGAGtgcggagggaggaggaagccgCCGAGAGGGGGAGTAGGAGGGATAGGGACGCGAGGAGGGAGCTGGAGTTCGGGACGACGGGGTGGTGCGGCGCCCGGTCCTCGCCGGAGCCGCCAGCCGTGCGACTCACGCTCCTGCCCGGCCTGGTGCCCCGCCTCGGCGGCCTcccgtggccgccgccgccgccgccgccgccgccgtcgtccgaGACCAACC GGCATTTGGAGGCGTCGACGACGCGTGGCTTCGACGTTAACCGTGCGCCGTCGCTGTCCGTGGCCGGTGCCGccgcggcggaggaggacgaggagcacgacgaggcgggcgcggcggcggcgtcgtcgtcgCCCAACAACAGCGCGGGCTCCTTCCCGACGGACTTCTCCGCGCAGGGCGGCCAGGTGGCGCCCGGAGGCGGGGGCGACCGCGGCGCGTGCTCCCGCgccagcgacgacgacgacggcgggtcGGCGCGCAAGAAGCTGCGCCTCTCCAAGGAGCAGTCCGCGTTCctggaggagagcttcaaggagCACGCCACGCTGAACCCG AAGCAGAAGCTGGCGCTGGCGAAGCAGCTCAACCTCCGGCCGCGCCAGGTGGAGGTGTGGTTCCAGAACCGCAGAGCcag GACGAAGCTGAAGCAGACGGAGGTGGACTGCGAGTACCTGAAGCGCTGCTGCGAGACGCTGACGGAGGAGAACCGGCGGCTGCAGAAGGAGCTAGCCGAGCTCCGCGCGCTCAAGACGGTGCACCCTTTCTACATGCACCTCCCGGCCACCACCCTCTCCATGTGCCCCTCCTGCGAGCGCGTCGCCTCCAACTCCTCCGCCCCTGCCGTCGCACCGGTGGCGCCAGCGTCGTCGCCCTCCCCTGCTGCTACTGGCATTGCGGCATCGTCGGCCCCGTCGGAGCAGCAGAGGCCATCGTCGTTCGCAGCTCTGTTCTCGTCCCCCCTTAACCGCCCGCTGGTGGCCGCCCAGGCGCAACCGCAACCGCGACCGCAGGCGCCGGCCAGCTCTTGA